From one Variovorax sp. PBL-H6 genomic stretch:
- a CDS encoding CesT family type III secretion system chaperone, protein MNQLQFNGICEAASRALHVEASSQDGRYSLSVDEVEILMDFDDAEDSDALFFYIDLGDTDSHERAEVCEQLLQLNLRTHGTLRGAYAFDAGSSRAIFCGELRDDEALDGEFVAEMLRFHLEETRTARDVIGLRASESHGVLLTSVLA, encoded by the coding sequence ATGAACCAGCTCCAATTCAACGGCATCTGCGAAGCTGCATCCCGGGCATTGCACGTCGAAGCGTCGTCTCAGGACGGACGCTACTCGCTCTCGGTTGACGAAGTCGAAATCCTCATGGACTTCGACGACGCGGAAGACAGCGATGCGCTCTTCTTCTACATCGACCTGGGGGACACCGACTCACACGAGCGTGCCGAGGTTTGCGAGCAACTGCTGCAGCTCAACCTGCGCACGCACGGAACGCTCCGTGGCGCCTACGCCTTCGACGCCGGCTCGTCGCGAGCCATCTTTTGCGGGGAGCTTCGGGATGACGAAGCGCTCGACGGGGAGTTCGTGGCGGAGATGCTTCGCTTTCACCTGGAGGAAACCAGGACGGCGCGGGACGTCATAGGCCTGCGTGCGTCGGAGAGCCATGGCGTCCTTCTGACCAGCGTGCTGGCCTGA
- a CDS encoding homocysteine S-methyltransferase family protein encodes MKPLTYTRAQQLPEILATRIAILDGAMGTMIQRFKLTEAQYRGERFKDFPRDVKGNNELLSLTRPEVIRDIHEAYLAAGADLIETNTFGATRIAQEDYKMAELAREMNLASARIARAACDKFSTPDKPRFVAGALGPTPKTASISPDVNDPGARNVSFEELRSSYYEQVEALVEGGADVLLVETIFDTLNAKAALFAVDEYFAASGERLPLIISGTVTDASGRILSGQTVTAFWHSVRHARPLAVGLNCALGAALMRPYIQELARVADDTFISCYPNAGLPNPMSETGFDETPDVTSRLLHEFASEGLVNIVGGCCGTTPEHIASIGQAVSPLAGRALHRAAFYSEPA; translated from the coding sequence ATGAAGCCCCTCACCTACACGCGCGCCCAGCAACTGCCCGAGATCCTCGCCACCCGCATCGCCATCCTCGACGGCGCCATGGGAACGATGATCCAGCGCTTCAAGCTCACCGAGGCCCAGTACCGCGGCGAGCGCTTCAAGGACTTTCCGCGCGACGTGAAGGGCAACAACGAGCTGCTCTCGCTGACACGCCCCGAGGTCATCCGTGACATCCACGAGGCCTACCTCGCTGCGGGCGCCGACCTGATCGAGACCAACACCTTCGGCGCCACCCGCATCGCGCAGGAAGACTACAAAATGGCCGAGCTGGCGCGCGAGATGAACCTCGCATCCGCGCGCATCGCGCGCGCCGCGTGCGACAAGTTCTCCACGCCTGACAAGCCGCGCTTCGTGGCCGGCGCGCTCGGCCCCACGCCCAAGACCGCGAGCATCAGCCCCGACGTGAACGACCCCGGCGCGCGCAACGTGAGCTTCGAGGAGCTGCGCTCCTCCTACTACGAGCAGGTGGAGGCGCTGGTCGAGGGCGGCGCCGACGTGCTGTTGGTCGAGACCATCTTCGACACGCTCAACGCCAAGGCCGCGCTGTTCGCGGTCGACGAGTACTTCGCGGCCAGCGGCGAGCGCCTGCCGCTGATCATCAGCGGCACGGTCACCGATGCGTCGGGCCGCATCCTCAGCGGCCAGACCGTCACCGCCTTCTGGCACAGCGTGCGCCATGCACGTCCGCTGGCCGTCGGGCTGAACTGCGCGCTGGGCGCGGCGCTGATGCGGCCCTACATCCAGGAGCTGGCGCGGGTGGCGGACGACACCTTCATCAGCTGCTATCCCAATGCGGGCCTCCCCAACCCGATGAGCGAGACCGGCTTCGACGAGACGCCGGATGTCACGTCGCGCCTGCTGCACGAGTTCGCCTCGGAGGGGTTGGTCAACATCGTGGGCGGCTGCTGCGGCACCACGCCGGAACACATCGCCTCGATCGGACAGGCGGTGTCGCCGCTGGCGGGCCGGGCACTGCATCGGGCGGCCTTCTACTCCGAACCTGCTTGA
- a CDS encoding SH3 domain-containing protein: protein MNNKLSQRWIGIGTLALALPFAAAAQEAVARSTVNLRAGPAGDYPVVARLGPGQPFEVLGCTSGYSWCDVVLPDGLRGWVYAGAVDYVYEDRRLPLASYGATIGVPIVGFTIGNYWADHYRDRPWYREPRWWHGRPPPPSAGWRPVPAPRPDWQPRPWQDRESGYRPRPGPGYQPQPDPGFRPQPGWQPQPGQRPPPEHGFRPPRPDRDVRPPQPGPDFRPPQPGPDLRPPRADRGVLPQHAQPPGMPPTARPPQMQPGPPAARPAVPAPSMPGADLRQQQMDRINRPPSASGDRP from the coding sequence ATGAACAACAAGCTCTCGCAACGCTGGATCGGCATCGGAACCCTGGCCCTCGCGCTTCCGTTCGCCGCTGCGGCGCAGGAGGCCGTGGCGCGCAGTACCGTCAATCTTCGAGCCGGCCCTGCGGGCGACTACCCGGTCGTGGCCCGGCTGGGCCCCGGCCAGCCCTTCGAGGTGCTGGGCTGCACCAGTGGCTACAGCTGGTGCGACGTGGTGCTGCCGGACGGCCTGCGCGGCTGGGTGTATGCGGGCGCCGTCGACTACGTCTACGAAGACCGCCGCCTTCCCTTGGCGTCCTACGGCGCGACCATCGGCGTGCCGATCGTCGGCTTCACGATCGGCAACTATTGGGCCGACCACTACCGCGACCGGCCCTGGTACCGCGAGCCGCGCTGGTGGCACGGGCGGCCGCCGCCGCCGTCGGCCGGTTGGCGGCCGGTGCCTGCACCTCGTCCGGATTGGCAACCCCGGCCCTGGCAGGACCGCGAGTCGGGCTACCGCCCGCGTCCGGGTCCAGGCTACCAGCCCCAACCGGACCCGGGCTTCCGGCCGCAGCCCGGCTGGCAGCCGCAGCCCGGGCAGCGCCCACCGCCGGAGCACGGCTTCCGGCCGCCGCGGCCCGATCGTGACGTTCGTCCGCCGCAGCCAGGCCCCGACTTCCGTCCGCCGCAGCCAGGCCCTGATCTCCGTCCGCCGCGGGCCGATCGTGGTGTCCTGCCGCAGCATGCCCAACCGCCCGGCATGCCACCAACCGCTCGCCCGCCGCAAATGCAGCCGGGCCCGCCGGCTGCTCGCCCGGCAGTGCCAGCGCCATCGATGCCCGGCGCGGATCTGCGGCAGCAGCAGATGGACAGGATCAACAGGCCGCCGTCGGCGTCGGGCGACCGTCCTTAG
- a CDS encoding LysR family transcriptional regulator → MSFNSDNVEVFLAVLDHGSFSAAARALHRVPSAVSMAIANLEAELDLALFDRKGREPQPTPAARSLEPQARLLSAQLQQLRVQALALTQGLENRLTLAIAPELLAAPWSGALATLAQEYPQLEVEVLAAPQDDALALLHSGRAQLALVFERPSLDGREAFHEVANEMMVAVIAPAHPVLAGAGGRLREDHLRTTRQIVVAGRDLTTRDARFEFARHVWRTDNALAALSLITAGLGWGWLPRNFARPHVATGALLEIPFENLSNGLDLWVDVVWSRERPLGLGAQRFVALIARKKDQAP, encoded by the coding sequence ATGAGTTTCAACAGCGACAACGTGGAGGTCTTCCTCGCCGTACTCGACCACGGCTCGTTCTCGGCCGCCGCCCGCGCGCTGCACCGCGTGCCTTCGGCGGTCAGCATGGCGATTGCCAACCTCGAGGCGGAGCTGGACCTCGCCTTGTTCGACCGCAAAGGGCGCGAGCCCCAGCCGACCCCCGCCGCGCGCTCACTGGAGCCGCAGGCGCGCCTCCTGTCCGCGCAACTGCAGCAGCTTCGGGTGCAGGCGCTCGCCCTCACGCAGGGCCTGGAGAACCGGCTGACCCTTGCCATCGCGCCGGAACTGCTGGCCGCGCCGTGGAGCGGAGCGCTGGCCACGCTCGCACAGGAATACCCGCAGCTGGAGGTCGAGGTGCTGGCCGCGCCGCAGGACGATGCGCTGGCGCTGTTGCACAGCGGCCGCGCGCAGCTGGCGTTGGTGTTCGAGCGCCCGAGCCTCGACGGTCGCGAGGCCTTTCACGAAGTCGCCAACGAGATGATGGTGGCCGTGATCGCGCCCGCACATCCCGTGCTGGCTGGTGCCGGCGGCCGTCTGCGCGAGGACCACCTGAGGACCACCCGGCAGATCGTGGTGGCCGGCCGCGACCTGACCACCCGCGACGCGCGCTTCGAGTTCGCGCGCCATGTCTGGCGCACCGACAACGCGCTGGCGGCGCTGAGCCTGATCACTGCCGGGCTGGGCTGGGGCTGGCTGCCGCGCAACTTCGCCCGGCCGCACGTGGCCACCGGCGCACTGCTGGAGATCCCGTTCGAGAACCTCTCGAACGGGCTGGACCTGTGGGTGGACGTGGTCTGGTCGCGCGAGCGCCCGCTGGGCCTCGGCGCGCAGCGCTTCGTGGCGCTGATCGCGCGCAAGAAGGATCAAGCCCCCTAA
- a CDS encoding PACE efflux transporter, with protein sequence MQGLKRRIVYITLYEGIAIIVASGGLALMTGQSAGHSGVAAVLASAIAILWNLTFNALFERWESRQAMRGRSLRRRIAHAIGFEGGLVAFLVPVFAWWLDVSLWEALVMDLGLVVFFLVYTFAFNWAFDGVFGLPASASAAAQPA encoded by the coding sequence ATGCAAGGCCTCAAGCGCCGCATCGTCTACATCACGCTCTACGAGGGCATTGCCATCATCGTGGCCAGTGGGGGACTGGCACTGATGACCGGCCAGAGCGCCGGTCATTCGGGCGTCGCGGCAGTGCTGGCGTCGGCCATCGCCATCCTGTGGAACCTCACGTTCAACGCCTTGTTCGAGCGCTGGGAGTCGCGCCAGGCCATGCGCGGACGGAGCCTGCGCCGCCGCATCGCCCACGCGATCGGCTTCGAGGGCGGGCTGGTGGCCTTCCTCGTGCCGGTCTTCGCCTGGTGGCTGGACGTGAGCCTGTGGGAGGCACTGGTGATGGACCTGGGCCTCGTGGTGTTCTTCCTGGTCTACACCTTCGCCTTCAACTGGGCGTTCGATGGCGTCTTTGGCTTGCCCGCCTCCGCGTCCGCGGCTGCGCAGCCGGCGTAA
- the metH gene encoding methionine synthase, protein MSSDPSSPVQVPPMKLSGLEPVQIGAGTLFVNIGERTNVTGSKAFARMILNGQFEEALAVARQQVENGAQVIDINMDEAMLDSKAAMVRFLNLIASEPDIARVPIMVDSSKWEVIEAGLRCIQGKGIVNSISMKEGVEAFKHQATLLRRYGAAAVVMAFDEKGQADTYQRKTEICERAYRILVDEVGFPPEDIIFDPNIFAIATGIEEHNNYAVDFIEATRWIKKNLPGAKVSGGVSNVSFSFRGNDPVREAIHTVFLYHAIQAGMDMGIVNAGMVGVYDDLEPSLRERVEDVVLNRRPDAGERLVEVAESAKSGAKDDSKKLEWRGTPEQPVSVSQRLSHALVHGITDFIVGDTEEAYRAILAKGGRPLHVIEGPLMDGMNVVGDLFGAGKMFLPQVVKSARVMKQAVAHLIPYIEEEKRQDEAAGRDVRTKGKIVIATVKGDVHDIGKNIVTVVLQCNNFEVVNMGVMVPCHEILARAKVEGADIVGLSGLITPSLEEMQYVAGEMQKDEHFRIRKIPLLIGGATTSRVHTAVKIAPHYEGPVVYVPDASRSVSVAQSLLSEQATAYIDEINADYDKVRHLHANKKQVPLWPLAKARANKTPIDWKGYVPPVPKFTGRRMFRNFDLSELAKYIDWGPFFQTWDLAGPFPAILKDEVVGSEAVRVFGDGQRMLKRLIEGRWLTANGVIGLWPANTVNDDDIALYTDETRTQPALTWYGLRQQAEKQMIDGVMRPSRCLADFVAPRDSGLADYVGMFAVTAGIGIEKKEKFFLDDLDDYSAIMLKALADRLAEAFAEALHHRVRTDLWGYAPDEALSHEAMIAEKYRGIRPAPGYPACPDHSVKGPMFELLQCQDIGMTLTESLAMMPAASVSGFYLSHPEATYFNVGKIGRDQLQDQAARRHEREADLERLLAPNL, encoded by the coding sequence ATGTCGTCCGATCCCTCCTCTCCCGTCCAAGTCCCCCCGATGAAGCTGTCCGGCCTGGAGCCGGTGCAGATCGGCGCGGGCACGCTGTTCGTCAACATCGGCGAGCGCACCAATGTCACCGGCTCCAAGGCCTTCGCGCGCATGATCCTGAACGGACAGTTCGAGGAGGCGCTCGCAGTGGCGCGCCAGCAGGTCGAGAACGGCGCGCAGGTGATCGACATCAACATGGACGAGGCCATGCTGGACAGCAAGGCCGCGATGGTGCGTTTCCTGAACCTGATCGCCAGCGAGCCCGACATCGCGCGCGTGCCGATCATGGTCGACAGCTCCAAGTGGGAGGTGATCGAGGCCGGCCTGCGCTGCATTCAGGGCAAAGGCATCGTCAACTCGATCAGCATGAAGGAAGGCGTGGAGGCCTTCAAGCACCAGGCGACGCTGTTGCGCCGCTACGGGGCAGCAGCTGTGGTCATGGCCTTCGACGAGAAGGGCCAGGCCGACACTTACCAGCGCAAGACTGAGATCTGCGAGCGGGCCTACCGCATCCTCGTGGACGAGGTGGGCTTCCCGCCCGAGGACATCATCTTCGACCCCAACATCTTCGCGATCGCCACCGGCATCGAGGAGCACAACAACTACGCGGTCGACTTCATCGAGGCCACGCGCTGGATCAAGAAGAACCTGCCGGGCGCCAAGGTCTCGGGCGGGGTGTCGAACGTGAGCTTCAGCTTCCGCGGCAACGATCCGGTGCGCGAGGCCATCCACACGGTGTTCCTCTACCATGCGATCCAGGCGGGCATGGACATGGGCATCGTCAATGCCGGCATGGTCGGCGTCTACGACGACCTCGAGCCATCCTTGCGCGAGCGCGTGGAAGACGTGGTGCTCAATCGCCGGCCCGATGCGGGTGAGCGCCTGGTCGAAGTGGCCGAAAGCGCCAAGAGCGGCGCCAAGGACGACAGCAAGAAGCTCGAATGGCGCGGCACGCCGGAGCAGCCGGTGTCCGTCAGCCAACGCTTGTCGCATGCGCTGGTGCACGGCATCACCGACTTCATCGTCGGGGACACCGAGGAAGCCTACCGCGCCATCCTGGCCAAGGGCGGCCGTCCGCTGCACGTGATCGAGGGCCCGCTGATGGACGGAATGAACGTGGTCGGCGACCTGTTCGGCGCCGGCAAGATGTTCCTGCCGCAGGTGGTGAAGTCGGCGCGCGTGATGAAGCAGGCCGTGGCCCACCTCATCCCGTACATCGAGGAAGAAAAGCGCCAGGACGAGGCCGCAGGCCGCGACGTGCGCACCAAGGGCAAAATCGTCATCGCTACCGTGAAAGGCGACGTGCACGACATCGGCAAGAACATCGTCACCGTCGTGCTCCAGTGCAACAACTTCGAGGTGGTGAACATGGGCGTGATGGTCCCCTGCCACGAGATCCTGGCGCGTGCCAAGGTCGAGGGCGCGGACATCGTGGGCCTGTCGGGCCTGATCACGCCCAGCCTGGAGGAAATGCAGTACGTCGCCGGCGAGATGCAGAAGGACGAGCATTTCCGCATCCGCAAGATCCCGCTCCTGATCGGCGGCGCCACCACCAGCCGCGTGCACACGGCAGTGAAGATCGCGCCGCACTACGAGGGGCCGGTGGTCTACGTGCCCGACGCCTCGCGCAGCGTGAGCGTGGCGCAGTCGCTGCTGTCGGAGCAGGCCACTGCCTACATCGATGAGATCAACGCCGACTACGACAAGGTTCGGCACCTGCATGCCAACAAGAAGCAGGTGCCGCTGTGGCCACTGGCCAAGGCGCGCGCCAACAAGACACCGATCGACTGGAAGGGCTACGTCCCGCCCGTGCCGAAGTTCACCGGCCGGCGCATGTTCCGCAACTTCGACCTGAGCGAACTTGCAAAGTACATCGACTGGGGGCCCTTCTTCCAGACCTGGGACCTGGCCGGGCCCTTTCCTGCGATCCTCAAGGACGAGGTGGTGGGCAGCGAGGCGGTGCGCGTCTTCGGCGATGGCCAGCGCATGCTCAAGCGCCTGATCGAGGGCCGCTGGCTCACTGCCAACGGCGTGATCGGCTTGTGGCCCGCCAACACGGTGAACGACGACGACATCGCGCTCTACACCGACGAGACGCGCACGCAACCCGCGCTCACCTGGTACGGCCTGCGCCAGCAAGCCGAAAAGCAGATGATCGACGGCGTGATGCGCCCCAGCCGCTGCCTGGCTGACTTCGTGGCACCGCGCGACAGCGGCCTCGCCGACTACGTGGGCATGTTCGCCGTCACCGCCGGCATCGGCATCGAGAAGAAGGAGAAGTTCTTCCTCGACGACCTCGACGACTACTCGGCCATCATGCTCAAGGCACTGGCCGACCGCCTGGCCGAGGCCTTCGCCGAGGCGCTGCACCACCGCGTGCGCACCGACCTCTGGGGCTACGCGCCGGACGAGGCCCTGAGCCACGAGGCGATGATTGCCGAGAAGTACCGTGGCATCCGCCCGGCGCCCGGTTACCCCGCTTGCCCGGACCACAGCGTGAAGGGGCCGATGTTCGAGCTGCTGCAGTGCCAGGACATCGGCATGACGCTGACGGAAAGCCTGGCCATGATGCCCGCCGCCAGCGTCAGCGGCTTCTACCTGAGCCACCCAGAAGCCACCTACTTCAATGTCGGCAAGATCGGGCGCGACCAGCTGCAGGACCAGGCCGCACGGCGCCACGAGCGCGAAGCGGACCTGGAGCGGCTGCTGGCGCCCAATCTCTGA
- a CDS encoding glycosyltransferase family 39 protein, which produces MPVEKLMFAAVHYAALAIFVAACWGFGRAVFVRLGAPVHRDFWLEMAMTTALGVGIFICVFQALGIAGLLNVPGVLLPVAVGFAAACVQFPAWLRLARALEPGRSLTSLEKVGLAALALVALPTLVAPLAPPAAFDELMYHLPYARQVAQSGTLGIHEWLRYPWFPYNYNLLYAGALLVGDDALPHFMNALAGWLSVWMVYRLGVQHLNRVLACAAAGIWLGIGDYSNALIDMGVALFVLSAWIALWWWNESHAAQPAQGARWLALAAFFLGLAAGSKYQALTFLPLAAWFVVRRERRPAVWAVGLVCFLLPCVYWYARNAVMTGDPFNPIGAKLFGFSNWNLADYKNQLDDVRAHAALPNFLIWPVVLAPFSLAWRRSAAVHAAIVFCAYSLLVWALTSRYPRYMTASFPLLALVAVLGWQVLLEWVAAGLRRLLPAIGRPGWTLRAGSIAAGLFLAVLAAVSFRHTLREVARVSPTPAAREAFLRANVPGYAVMNHVREQVSGRVYQIALSEAIYYGPNPIWGDTLGPWRYADFPLLPAADAARRFAGLGFEAIVMPDAVALTLTSHEDFNRHFALMYERDGAKAYRILPPAP; this is translated from the coding sequence ATGCCGGTCGAAAAACTGATGTTCGCGGCCGTGCACTATGCGGCGCTGGCGATCTTCGTCGCTGCCTGCTGGGGCTTCGGCCGGGCCGTGTTCGTGCGCCTGGGAGCACCGGTGCACCGCGACTTCTGGCTCGAAATGGCCATGACCACGGCGCTCGGCGTCGGCATCTTCATCTGCGTGTTCCAGGCGCTCGGCATCGCGGGGCTGCTCAATGTCCCCGGCGTGCTGCTGCCGGTCGCAGTGGGCTTTGCCGCGGCCTGCGTGCAGTTCCCCGCCTGGCTGCGGCTGGCGCGCGCCCTCGAGCCCGGGCGGTCCCTCACCTCGCTCGAGAAGGTGGGCCTGGCCGCGCTGGCGCTTGTCGCGCTGCCCACGCTCGTGGCGCCGCTGGCGCCGCCGGCCGCCTTCGACGAGCTGATGTACCACCTGCCCTACGCGCGCCAGGTGGCGCAGAGCGGCACATTGGGCATCCACGAGTGGCTGCGCTACCCCTGGTTTCCATACAACTACAACCTGCTCTATGCCGGCGCGCTGCTGGTCGGTGACGACGCGCTGCCGCACTTCATGAACGCCCTGGCGGGCTGGCTGTCGGTGTGGATGGTCTACCGCCTGGGCGTGCAGCACCTCAACCGGGTGCTGGCCTGCGCCGCAGCCGGCATCTGGCTCGGCATCGGCGACTACTCCAACGCGCTGATCGACATGGGCGTCGCGCTCTTCGTGCTGTCTGCCTGGATCGCCCTCTGGTGGTGGAACGAGTCGCACGCGGCGCAGCCGGCCCAGGGCGCGCGCTGGCTGGCCCTGGCGGCCTTCTTCCTGGGCCTTGCGGCCGGGTCCAAGTACCAGGCCCTGACCTTCCTGCCGCTGGCCGCGTGGTTCGTGGTCCGGCGCGAACGGCGCCCGGCCGTCTGGGCGGTGGGACTCGTGTGCTTCCTGCTGCCTTGCGTCTACTGGTACGCGCGCAACGCGGTGATGACCGGCGACCCCTTCAACCCGATCGGCGCCAAGCTGTTCGGCTTCAGCAACTGGAACCTCGCCGACTACAAGAACCAGCTCGACGACGTGCGCGCCCACGCGGCGTTGCCGAACTTCCTGATCTGGCCGGTGGTGCTCGCGCCCTTCAGCCTGGCGTGGCGGCGCTCGGCGGCGGTGCACGCGGCAATCGTGTTCTGCGCCTATTCGCTGCTCGTGTGGGCGCTGACCTCGCGCTACCCGCGCTACATGACCGCTTCCTTCCCGCTGCTCGCGCTGGTTGCGGTGCTCGGGTGGCAAGTGCTGCTGGAATGGGTCGCGGCGGGGTTGCGCAGGCTGCTGCCGGCGATCGGCCGGCCTGGCTGGACGCTGCGTGCGGGCAGCATCGCGGCCGGCCTGTTCCTCGCTGTCTTGGCGGCGGTGTCGTTCCGGCACACCCTGCGCGAGGTGGCCAGGGTGTCGCCCACGCCTGCTGCCCGCGAGGCTTTCCTGCGGGCCAACGTGCCGGGCTATGCCGTGATGAACCACGTGCGCGAGCAGGTCTCGGGCCGCGTCTACCAGATCGCACTCAGCGAGGCGATCTACTATGGGCCCAACCCGATCTGGGGCGACACCCTCGGTCCCTGGCGCTATGCGGATTTCCCGCTGTTGCCGGCGGCCGATGCCGCGCGCAGGTTCGCCGGGCTGGGCTTCGAAGCCATCGTCATGCCCGATGCGGTGGCGCTCACCTTGACGAGCCATGAGGACTTCAACCGCCACTTCGCCCTGATGTACGAGCGGGACGGCGCCAAGGCGTACCGTATCCTGCCCCCCGCACCATGA
- a CDS encoding glycosyltransferase family 2 protein, translated as MTEAPASNAAWPALHIAAVIPCYNEALAIAQVVDEFRAVLPEIEIHVFDNASTDGTADVARAAGARVTHVALRGKGNVARRMFADVEADIYVMVDGDATYDLGELRHLVDTLVQGNLDMVVGSRVDDGGDAQTYRTGHRFGNRLLTGAVAALFGGRLTDMLSGLRVFSRRYAKSFPAVSEGFEIETELTVHALELRMPFAELPVRYRSRPEGSHSKLSTYRDGWRILKTICQLFVSERPLLFFSGIATVLALGSIVAAVPLALTYLATGLVPRLPTAVLLTGTMLTAMLAFVCGIVLHAVTMGRREAKRLRYLGIPGVLHRGPVEQP; from the coding sequence ATGACCGAAGCCCCTGCCTCCAACGCCGCCTGGCCCGCGCTGCACATCGCGGCGGTGATCCCCTGCTACAACGAGGCGCTCGCCATCGCGCAGGTGGTGGACGAGTTCCGCGCCGTGCTGCCCGAGATCGAGATCCACGTCTTCGACAACGCCTCCACGGACGGCACCGCCGATGTGGCGCGGGCGGCCGGTGCCCGGGTCACGCATGTGGCCCTGCGCGGCAAAGGCAATGTTGCGCGCCGCATGTTCGCGGACGTGGAGGCCGACATCTACGTCATGGTCGACGGCGATGCCACCTACGACCTGGGCGAGCTTCGCCACCTGGTCGACACGCTGGTGCAAGGCAACCTCGACATGGTGGTCGGCTCGCGCGTCGACGACGGCGGTGACGCCCAGACCTACCGCACCGGCCACCGCTTCGGCAACCGGCTGCTCACCGGCGCAGTGGCGGCGCTTTTCGGCGGCCGGCTGACCGACATGCTCTCCGGCCTGCGCGTGTTCTCGCGGCGCTATGCCAAGTCCTTTCCTGCCGTCTCCGAAGGCTTCGAGATCGAGACCGAGCTCACGGTCCACGCGCTGGAGCTGCGCATGCCCTTCGCCGAGCTGCCGGTGCGCTATCGCTCGCGGCCCGAGGGCTCGCACAGCAAGCTGTCCACCTACCGAGACGGCTGGCGCATCCTCAAGACCATCTGCCAGCTGTTCGTGAGCGAGAGGCCGTTGCTGTTCTTCTCGGGCATTGCGACCGTGCTTGCGCTGGGCTCGATCGTGGCGGCAGTGCCCCTGGCCCTGACCTACCTCGCCACCGGCCTGGTGCCGCGCCTGCCTACCGCGGTGCTGCTGACCGGCACCATGCTGACAGCGATGCTGGCCTTCGTCTGCGGCATCGTGCTGCATGCCGTGACCATGGGGCGCCGCGAGGCCAAGCGTCTGCGCTACCTCGGCATCCCGGGCGTGCTGCACCGCGGGCCCGTCGAGCAGCCCTGA
- a CDS encoding GtrA family protein, whose amino-acid sequence MKAGREFLLFALAGVIGFGVDVGVLYLAAPLLGWYAARVLSFLAAATATWALNRRYAFGARHSGASLAREYLGYLLTMLGGAVVNYGVYVLVLHTFSGVWVPALGVALGSCAGLALNFLGARQLIFKSRRGH is encoded by the coding sequence ATGAAAGCGGGCCGCGAGTTCCTGCTGTTCGCGCTCGCCGGCGTGATCGGTTTCGGCGTCGATGTGGGCGTGCTCTACCTGGCGGCGCCGCTGCTGGGCTGGTATGCGGCCCGCGTGCTGTCCTTTCTCGCGGCCGCGACCGCCACCTGGGCGCTGAACCGGCGCTATGCCTTCGGCGCACGCCATTCGGGTGCGTCCCTGGCGCGCGAATACCTGGGCTACCTGCTGACCATGCTGGGCGGCGCGGTGGTGAACTATGGCGTCTACGTGCTCGTGCTGCATACATTCAGCGGGGTCTGGGTGCCCGCGCTCGGCGTGGCGCTGGGCAGCTGCGCGGGGTTGGCGCTCAATTTCCTCGGCGCGCGACAACTGATCTTCAAGTCCCGGCGCGGGCACTGA
- a CDS encoding FHA domain-containing protein: MPTLLVMEGARCVRRLRIPEGEVRIGRWDGNEVVLPSRKVSRIHALLSCRGGFATIKDARSTNGTFVNGSRIETLSVLDGDRLQLADVELLFCCMDDPAAELAQARPASGPDASATAHGDLVATPSPGGGERMRSPLANRIRHAESVGEGVAFTLPMRGREVSALITYDALASHFGAYAFGEDGGSRALDAYEANHLAIHVAATYRFQQLPHEPVVLRARDF, from the coding sequence GTGCCGACTCTCCTTGTCATGGAAGGCGCTCGCTGCGTCCGACGCCTCCGGATTCCCGAAGGGGAGGTCCGGATCGGGCGGTGGGACGGCAACGAGGTCGTTCTTCCCAGCCGGAAGGTCAGCCGGATCCACGCGTTGCTGAGCTGCCGCGGAGGCTTCGCGACGATCAAGGACGCACGCAGCACCAACGGAACCTTCGTCAACGGCAGCCGCATCGAAACCCTGTCCGTGCTGGACGGCGACCGGCTGCAGTTGGCCGACGTCGAGCTCCTGTTCTGCTGCATGGATGATCCGGCGGCGGAGCTCGCACAAGCCCGGCCGGCGTCAGGCCCCGATGCGAGCGCCACCGCCCATGGAGACCTGGTCGCAACTCCATCGCCGGGAGGCGGCGAGCGCATGCGGTCCCCGCTGGCGAACCGGATACGCCACGCCGAGTCCGTCGGAGAGGGCGTCGCCTTCACTCTCCCGATGCGTGGCCGCGAGGTGTCGGCGCTGATCACCTACGACGCCCTTGCCTCGCATTTCGGCGCCTACGCCTTCGGGGAAGACGGCGGCAGCCGCGCGCTGGATGCCTACGAGGCGAACCATCTCGCCATTCATGTGGCGGCAACCTATCGGTTCCAGCAGCTTCCGCACGAGCCGGTGGTCTTGCGGGCGCGCGATTTCTAG